A single genomic interval of Isorropodon fossajaponicum endosymbiont JTNG4 harbors:
- the purL gene encoding phosphoribosylformylglycinamidine synthase: MIHIHRGISALEAFKTKDLKLKISKIQPALKLLGAEFIHFVDLHNTLDNKQVDHLNKLLSYTNNLVVNNAKSIIIVIPRLGTISPWSSKATDIVYLCGIDKIKRIERSIVYHFNGEITNKPQVLSCIMDKMTESELGSIDDAHLIFDNFEPQPLTNVDILAEGKSALERTNAELGLALSSVEIDYLVASFTELKRNPTDIELMMFAQANSEHCRHKIFNADWTIDGEHQAKSLFSMIRNTYHQHPEGLLSVYSDNCAVMEGYQGERFYADTKGKYTTSKEHRAILMKVETHNHPTAIAPHPGAATGSGGEIRDEGATGQGSKPKVGLCGFSVSNLNINNAQQPWEVDYGKPNQIKSALDIMLEGPIGAASFNNEFGRPNTLGYFRTFEQKMPNGDVRGYHKPIMLAGGLGHIQEQHIKKGDIPVGSKIIVLGGPAMLIGLGGGAASSIKSGEQSEDLDFASVQRANPEMQRRAQEVIDSCTNMGKDNPIVSIHDIGAGGLSNGLPELVNDSDRGGKFQLRAIPNDDFKMSPLEIWCNESQERYVLAVEEKNLKTFTDICTRERAPFAVLGESTKEQVLILNDKLFDNNPINMPMSILLGNPPKTSIYARSTSNHLNALDTSHITIDDAISRLLQLPTIASKNFLITIGDRSVTGLVARDQFVGPWQVPVADCAISLADYTGYQGEIMSLGEKTPLALCNAESAARMTIGEALTNMLGGFVEDIHHISLSANWMSASGHANEDAKLFSAVKAVGMDLCPELGLTVPVGKDSMSMKTSWQEQGENKSVTAPLSLIITAFSKTADVRLQLTPLLETDQDSELLLIDLGFGKNRMGGSCLAQVYNQVGKDAPNLDDASVFKNFFTVINQLNKDGLISAYHDRSDGGVITTLIEMAFTSHCGLNIISNGDIEDLFNEELGCVIQVKAQNKQAVTDTLNHTGLSSCTHKIASINHTDTIEIIANNEIIYTKSRAELQSLWSTTSFEIAKLRDNPDCAKQEFNNVAHNTSGIKINPSFDINESVSTPYILSSARPKIAILREQGINGQIEMGAAFTKATFDAIDVHMSDILSGKVSLADFKGLVACGGFSYGDVLGAGRGWASSILYNECTKDEFEAFFTRKDSFALGVCNGCQMMSNLTDIIPGSSHWPSFHRNTSEQFEARFSSVQIRQSNSIFLKDMAGSIMPIAIAHGEGRASFTPQMDKNHSIMQYVDHDGKPTQNYPHNPNGSDFATAGVTSESGQVTIMMPHPERVFRAVQNSYHSKNWHERSPWMRMFENARAWVD, from the coding sequence ATGATTCATATTCACCGAGGCATTAGTGCCCTTGAAGCCTTTAAAACTAAGGATTTAAAATTAAAAATATCTAAAATACAACCAGCCCTTAAGCTTTTGGGCGCTGAATTCATTCACTTTGTAGATTTACACAATACACTTGATAATAAACAAGTTGACCATTTAAATAAATTACTATCTTATACAAATAACCTAGTTGTCAATAATGCAAAATCAATCATTATTGTTATACCAAGGCTAGGAACAATATCCCCTTGGTCTTCGAAAGCTACTGATATTGTATATTTGTGTGGTATTGATAAAATTAAACGTATTGAGCGTAGCATTGTTTATCATTTTAACGGTGAAATTACTAACAAACCTCAGGTGCTATCTTGCATCATGGACAAAATGACTGAGTCAGAACTTGGCTCAATTGATGATGCGCATTTAATTTTTGACAACTTTGAGCCTCAACCACTAACAAATGTTGATATTTTAGCTGAGGGAAAATCTGCGCTAGAACGCACTAATGCAGAATTGGGTTTGGCATTATCGAGTGTGGAAATTGACTATTTAGTGGCTAGTTTTACCGAGTTAAAGCGTAATCCTACAGATATTGAATTGATGATGTTTGCACAAGCAAACTCAGAACATTGCCGACATAAAATCTTTAATGCCGATTGGACGATTGATGGTGAACACCAAGCAAAAAGCTTATTTTCTATGATTCGTAATACTTATCATCAGCATCCAGAAGGGTTGTTAAGTGTTTATTCAGACAATTGTGCAGTGATGGAAGGTTATCAGGGTGAGCGTTTTTATGCAGACACCAAGGGTAAATACACCACTTCAAAAGAGCACCGAGCGATTTTAATGAAAGTTGAAACCCACAACCACCCTACTGCCATTGCACCTCACCCGGGGGCAGCGACAGGCTCTGGTGGGGAAATTCGTGATGAGGGTGCAACGGGTCAAGGCTCTAAGCCTAAAGTAGGTTTGTGTGGATTTAGTGTTTCTAATTTAAACATTAACAATGCCCAGCAACCTTGGGAGGTTGATTATGGCAAGCCTAATCAAATTAAATCGGCACTTGATATTATGCTTGAAGGGCCAATTGGAGCAGCTAGTTTTAATAATGAATTTGGTCGTCCAAACACCTTGGGCTACTTTAGAACGTTTGAGCAAAAAATGCCAAATGGCGACGTACGCGGCTATCACAAACCGATTATGTTGGCAGGTGGTTTGGGACACATTCAAGAACAACATATTAAAAAAGGGGATATTCCAGTAGGTAGTAAGATTATCGTTTTAGGTGGCCCGGCAATGTTAATCGGCTTGGGTGGTGGTGCGGCATCAAGCATTAAAAGTGGTGAGCAAAGCGAAGATTTAGATTTTGCTTCAGTGCAACGTGCCAATCCTGAAATGCAAAGGCGTGCTCAAGAGGTGATTGATAGTTGTACCAACATGGGTAAAGATAACCCGATTGTTTCTATTCACGATATTGGTGCAGGTGGTTTATCTAATGGCCTGCCTGAATTAGTGAATGATTCTGACAGAGGCGGAAAATTCCAATTACGTGCTATTCCCAATGATGATTTTAAAATGTCACCACTTGAAATTTGGTGTAATGAATCACAAGAACGTTACGTGTTGGCGGTTGAAGAAAAAAATCTTAAAACATTTACAGATATTTGTACTCGTGAGCGAGCGCCTTTTGCGGTGCTAGGCGAGTCAACCAAGGAGCAAGTACTTATCTTAAATGATAAGTTATTTGACAACAATCCCATTAATATGCCTATGAGTATACTGCTTGGCAATCCACCAAAAACCAGTATTTATGCACGCTCAACAAGTAATCATCTTAATGCGCTGGATACTAGTCACATCACTATTGATGACGCTATTTCTAGACTATTACAACTCCCAACCATTGCTAGTAAAAATTTCTTAATTACTATTGGCGATAGAAGCGTCACTGGCTTGGTCGCGCGCGACCAATTTGTAGGACCGTGGCAAGTGCCTGTTGCTGATTGCGCTATATCATTAGCAGATTACACAGGCTATCAAGGCGAAATTATGTCTTTAGGTGAAAAAACACCTTTGGCATTGTGTAATGCTGAATCTGCAGCCAGAATGACAATTGGTGAAGCATTGACCAATATGCTAGGTGGCTTTGTAGAAGATATTCACCACATTAGTTTAAGCGCCAACTGGATGAGTGCTAGTGGACATGCAAATGAAGATGCAAAATTATTCTCAGCCGTTAAAGCTGTGGGCATGGATTTATGTCCAGAATTAGGCTTGACAGTGCCTGTGGGTAAAGACTCAATGAGTATGAAAACTTCATGGCAGGAGCAAGGCGAGAATAAATCAGTCACCGCCCCGCTTTCGCTCATCATTACTGCTTTTTCTAAAACCGCTGATGTTCGCTTGCAACTTACACCACTACTTGAAACTGACCAAGATAGCGAGTTATTGTTGATTGATCTTGGCTTTGGAAAAAATAGAATGGGTGGCTCTTGTTTGGCACAAGTTTATAACCAAGTCGGTAAAGATGCGCCCAATCTTGATGATGCCTCTGTGTTTAAAAACTTCTTTACAGTCATCAATCAGCTTAATAAAGATGGCTTAATCAGTGCTTATCATGACAGAAGTGATGGCGGTGTTATCACCACTTTAATAGAAATGGCATTTACCTCACATTGTGGCTTAAACATTATTTCTAATGGTGACATTGAAGATTTATTTAATGAGGAATTAGGTTGTGTTATTCAAGTTAAAGCACAAAACAAACAGGCTGTTACTGATACCTTAAACCACACTGGATTGTCAAGTTGCACACACAAAATTGCCTCGATTAATCACACTGATACAATTGAAATCATTGCAAATAATGAAATTATTTACACTAAATCAAGGGCTGAATTACAATCCTTATGGTCAACCACCTCATTTGAAATCGCTAAGTTAAGAGACAACCCCGATTGTGCTAAGCAAGAATTTAATAACGTAGCTCATAACACTTCAGGCATCAAAATTAACCCTAGTTTTGATATTAATGAATCAGTTTCAACGCCTTACATTCTAAGCTCAGCAAGGCCAAAAATTGCCATTCTAAGAGAACAAGGCATTAACGGGCAGATAGAAATGGGTGCTGCATTCACCAAAGCTACATTTGATGCCATTGACGTACATATGAGTGATATTTTGTCTGGCAAAGTCTCTCTGGCTGATTTTAAAGGCTTGGTAGCTTGTGGTGGTTTTTCCTATGGTGATGTGCTTGGTGCGGGGCGTGGCTGGGCCAGTTCTATCTTGTATAACGAATGCACTAAGGATGAATTTGAAGCTTTTTTTACCAGAAAAGACAGTTTTGCATTAGGCGTTTGTAATGGCTGTCAAATGATGTCCAACTTAACAGATATTATCCCTGGCTCATCACACTGGCCAAGTTTTCATCGTAACACTTCAGAACAGTTTGAAGCACGTTTTTCCTCAGTTCAGATTAGACAATCAAACTCAATTTTCTTAAAAGACATGGCAGGTTCAATCATGCCAATTGCCATTGCTCATGGCGAAGGTCGTGCAAGCTTTACACCTCAAATGGATAAAAACCATTCAATCATGCAGTATGTTGACCATGACGGCAAACCAACACAAAACTATCCACACAATCCAAATGGCTCGGATTTTGCCACAGCGGGCGTTACCAGTGAATCTGGACAAGTCACCATCATGATGCCACATCCAGAAAGGGTATTCAGAGCAGTACAAAACTCATACCATTCAAAAAACTGGCATGAGCGCAGCCCGTGGATGAGAATGTTTGAAAATGCTAGAGCTTGGGTTGATTAA
- a CDS encoding transposase: MTNHIHLLCTPTTDNGISKMMQSVGRMYVSYFNHQHNRTGTPWEGRYKSSIIQSQKYLLSVYRYIELNPVRTGMVKSPNEYSWSSYNHNALGIENDLIIPHDEYLSLGETKKARQIAYIELFGSEIEGKLLTNIR; the protein is encoded by the coding sequence ATGACTAACCATATCCACTTACTTTGCACGCCAACAACAGATAATGGCATTAGTAAAATGATGCAATCTGTGGGAAGAATGTACGTTAGCTATTTTAATCACCAACACAATCGCACCGGCACACCTTGGGAGGGGCGTTACAAATCTTCTATCATTCAATCACAAAAATATTTATTAAGCGTTTATCGTTACATTGAACTTAATCCTGTTCGTACTGGCATGGTTAAAAGCCCTAATGAATACAGCTGGTCAAGCTATAATCACAATGCGCTGGGCATTGAGAATGATTTGATCATACCGCATGATGAATATCTATCACTCGGTGAGACGAAAAAAGCAAGGCAGATAGCCTATATTGAATTGTTTGGTAGTGAGATAGAAGGGAAATTATTAACCAATATTAGATAA
- the hisI gene encoding phosphoribosyl-AMP cyclohydrolase, protein MDALKQTKFDDEGLIPAIAQDFKTGEILMFAWMNQESLALTIEKQRAVYYSRSRQKLWFKGEQSGYTQLIKKIFTDCDNDVILLKVEQVGGIACHTGRKSCFFQQLDKNNWKTVANVLKNPKDIYG, encoded by the coding sequence GTGGACGCATTAAAGCAAACAAAATTTGACGATGAAGGCTTGATACCCGCCATTGCTCAAGATTTTAAAACAGGGGAAATCTTGATGTTTGCTTGGATGAATCAAGAGTCTTTAGCGCTAACCATTGAAAAGCAGCGCGCAGTCTATTATTCTAGATCACGCCAAAAACTTTGGTTTAAAGGCGAACAGTCGGGATATACGCAACTTATTAAAAAAATCTTTACAGATTGCGATAATGACGTTATCCTACTCAAGGTAGAACAGGTTGGTGGTATTGCTTGTCATACAGGCAGAAAATCATGCTTTTTCCAACAACTAGATAAAAACAATTGGAAAACCGTTGCTAACGTATTAAAAAATCCGAAAGATATTTATGGATGA
- a CDS encoding phosphoribosyl-ATP diphosphatase, with amino-acid sequence MDDILTKLEQVLEQRKSAKADESYVSSLYNKGTDEILKKIAEESAEVIMAAKDGANDKIIYEVADLWFHTLVLLRFKEIKVEQITNELSRRFGLSGLQEKANRDN; translated from the coding sequence ATGGATGATATACTAACAAAATTAGAACAAGTTTTAGAGCAAAGAAAATCTGCCAAAGCAGATGAATCGTATGTCTCATCCTTGTACAATAAAGGCACAGATGAAATTTTAAAAAAAATTGCTGAAGAATCTGCTGAGGTGATTATGGCAGCTAAAGATGGTGCTAATGATAAAATCATCTATGAGGTGGCCGATCTTTGGTTTCACACGCTTGTATTACTTCGTTTTAAAGAGATAAAAGTAGAACAAATAACGAATGAATTATCCAGACGATTTGGCTTGTCTGGTTTACAAGAAAAAGCCAATAGAGACAACTAA
- the tatA gene encoding twin-arginine translocase TatA/TatE family subunit, whose translation MMPGPFELIIILVIVLLLFGGKRLKNIGGDLGNAIKGFKKSMKEEPTDQIDTKDDIVEAKIIKEDTKQEK comes from the coding sequence ATGATGCCAGGACCATTTGAACTGATTATCATTTTAGTAATCGTACTACTTCTTTTTGGCGGAAAACGCTTAAAAAACATTGGTGGTGATTTAGGTAATGCCATTAAAGGCTTTAAAAAATCTATGAAAGAAGAGCCGACCGACCAAATTGACACAAAAGATGATATTGTTGAAGCCAAAATCATTAAAGAAGACACAAAACAAGAAAAATAA
- the tatB gene encoding Sec-independent protein translocase protein TatB, protein MFDVGFWEFALIGIIALIIVGPERMPAFARKAGTYVGRAKRFIANTQDDISDELEIDKLKEHLNTVDKKSNILEIFDDTKNTLSDTKNTLNDIENNTNQK, encoded by the coding sequence ATGTTTGATGTTGGCTTTTGGGAATTTGCCTTAATTGGTATTATTGCACTCATTATAGTTGGGCCAGAACGCATGCCCGCATTTGCTAGAAAAGCAGGCACTTATGTTGGCAGAGCTAAGCGTTTTATTGCCAATACTCAGGATGATATTAGTGATGAACTTGAGATTGATAAACTCAAAGAGCATCTAAACACTGTGGATAAAAAATCTAATATTTTAGAAATTTTTGATGACACGAAAAATACTTTAAGTGACACCAAAAACACCTTGAATGATATTGAAAATAATACTAATCAAAAATAA
- the tatC gene encoding twin-arginine translocase subunit TatC, with the protein MTSKEMTFVQHLVELRNILLHSVIAILIIFIGIFPFANEVYGFIAAPIINVLPEDTNIIAIGVISPFLTPLKMALIIAVYAAMPYLLYQIWSFVAPALYKHEKQMILPLVVSSTILFYTGLLFSFYVVFPVIFGFLSSVGPNIVDFTPDIQYYLDFVLKVSFAFGVAFEVPIATILLIMFGITTVEKLKSNRPYVIIGAFVLGMLLTPPDIISQTLIAIPMWLLFEAGLIFAPLFKQNKQETPDEPSPNPGKNSSEKEAASDNDDWSDDEMEAEMEKIDAEMEKLDKE; encoded by the coding sequence ATGACCAGTAAAGAAATGACTTTTGTTCAGCATTTAGTTGAACTTCGCAATATTTTATTGCACTCGGTTATTGCTATTTTGATTATTTTTATTGGCATATTCCCTTTTGCTAATGAAGTTTATGGCTTTATTGCAGCGCCCATTATTAACGTACTGCCTGAAGATACCAACATTATTGCCATCGGCGTTATATCGCCATTTTTGACACCCTTAAAAATGGCGCTCATTATTGCTGTCTACGCAGCCATGCCCTATCTTTTATACCAAATCTGGTCGTTTGTTGCGCCTGCACTTTACAAGCACGAAAAGCAAATGATTTTGCCATTGGTTGTCTCGTCGACCATTTTATTTTATACAGGATTGTTGTTTTCTTTTTATGTGGTTTTTCCTGTTATATTTGGCTTTCTATCTAGTGTTGGTCCTAATATTGTTGACTTTACCCCAGATATTCAATATTACCTAGACTTTGTGCTCAAAGTTTCTTTTGCCTTTGGCGTGGCTTTTGAAGTGCCTATTGCCACAATTTTGCTGATTATGTTTGGCATAACAACGGTCGAAAAATTAAAGAGCAACCGGCCCTATGTCATTATTGGTGCTTTTGTTTTAGGTATGTTGTTAACACCACCTGATATCATCTCTCAAACCTTAATTGCAATTCCAATGTGGTTGTTATTTGAAGCAGGTCTGATTTTTGCACCATTATTCAAACAAAACAAGCAAGAAACGCCTGATGAGCCTTCTCCAAACCCTGGCAAAAATTCTTCAGAAAAAGAAGCGGCCTCAGATAATGACGATTGGAGTGATGATGAAATGGAGGCAGAGATGGAAAAAATTGATGCTGAAATGGAAAAATTAGATAAAGAATAA
- a CDS encoding ANTAR domain-containing response regulator, which translates to MNTALKIILVDKNTGRSAMLRRALQDKGHEVICRMSDSSNLQDSNEMTHADVVIVNADIPDEQVFANLTDINKTKPKPIVMFTEESDPGMASSAIKSGVHAYIVDGLEENRVQPIIDVAIARFREFQALKDELDATRNLLSERKAVEKAKGLLMQHKGVNEDEAYQSLRKMAMNKNKRIVDVAESVINAFELLE; encoded by the coding sequence GTGAATACCGCTTTAAAAATTATCTTAGTTGATAAAAATACAGGGCGTTCAGCCATGTTACGTAGAGCCTTGCAAGATAAGGGTCATGAAGTGATTTGTCGCATGAGTGACAGTTCAAACTTACAAGATAGTAATGAAATGACGCATGCGGATGTGGTGATTGTTAATGCAGATATTCCTGATGAACAAGTGTTTGCAAATTTGACAGACATTAACAAAACCAAACCTAAGCCTATTGTTATGTTTACTGAAGAATCAGATCCTGGAATGGCAAGCTCTGCTATTAAATCTGGCGTTCATGCTTATATTGTTGATGGACTTGAAGAGAATAGAGTGCAACCTATTATTGATGTAGCGATTGCTAGATTTAGAGAGTTTCAAGCACTTAAAGACGAGCTTGATGCGACACGTAATCTGCTTTCAGAGCGTAAAGCAGTTGAAAAAGCCAAAGGCTTGTTAATGCAACACAAGGGTGTCAATGAAGATGAAGCCTACCAGTCGTTACGTAAAATGGCCATGAATAAAAATAAGCGCATTGTTGATGTGGCTGAAAGTGTGATTAATGCTTTTGAATTATTAGAGTAG
- a CDS encoding CBS domain-containing protein has protein sequence MQVQDIMSTNVKTVTPDQLVKDIAIIMVMDHISGAPVVDDDNNLVGIISEKDILQHMFPKLDEVMSDTHFDFENMEHNYKDTMNVKVGELMTKDVASIDLSMPCLKAASTMWLRNFRRIPVTHNNKLVGIVSIGDVHRAIFKSRIK, from the coding sequence ATGCAAGTTCAAGATATTATGTCAACCAATGTGAAAACAGTCACCCCTGATCAGCTGGTCAAAGACATTGCTATTATTATGGTGATGGATCATATTAGTGGCGCGCCAGTGGTAGATGATGATAACAATTTAGTCGGCATTATCTCTGAAAAAGATATTCTACAACACATGTTTCCAAAATTAGATGAAGTGATGAGTGATACACATTTTGACTTTGAAAATATGGAGCATAATTACAAAGATACCATGAATGTTAAAGTGGGCGAATTGATGACTAAAGATGTTGCTAGCATTGATTTAAGTATGCCATGCCTTAAAGCAGCATCCACTATGTGGCTTAGAAATTTTAGAAGAATCCCAGTAACTCACAACAATAAATTAGTTGGCATTGTTAGTATCGGTGATGTGCATAGAGCTATTTTTAAATCACGTATTAAGTGA
- a CDS encoding TorF family putative porin, with protein MKNKTKKILLLAIGLTSTMSFASLAEEVQSPISGSITIANDYIWRGLAQHVDSASNYEKEVTISGGLDYDFNNGFALGVWGSNVSFKDANGKDASIEMDLYASYAMSYKQVDYEVGYISYQYLNATAANFEEVYVGTSYKGFGLTQYKGIDGASDNLELSYNLELSGIDTTLVYGDYKDSNKYHSITLAKSMGELDYAIVWNKSKPTEGDSESHIVFSIGKSF; from the coding sequence ATGAAAAACAAGACAAAAAAAATATTATTATTAGCCATTGGCTTAACTTCAACAATGAGTTTTGCATCTTTAGCTGAAGAAGTGCAATCACCCATTAGTGGCAGTATTACTATTGCTAATGATTACATTTGGAGAGGGCTAGCACAACATGTTGATAGTGCAAGCAATTATGAGAAAGAAGTGACTATCTCAGGTGGGTTGGATTATGATTTTAACAATGGATTTGCACTTGGGGTGTGGGGTTCAAATGTTAGTTTTAAAGATGCTAATGGAAAAGATGCTTCTATTGAAATGGATTTATATGCTTCATATGCCATGAGTTATAAGCAGGTTGATTATGAAGTTGGCTATATCAGTTATCAATATCTAAATGCAACCGCTGCTAATTTTGAAGAAGTTTATGTAGGTACATCTTACAAGGGCTTTGGATTGACCCAGTACAAGGGTATTGATGGCGCAAGCGATAATTTAGAATTGTCTTATAATTTAGAATTATCAGGCATAGATACCACATTAGTATATGGCGATTATAAAGATAGTAATAAATACCATTCTATAACACTTGCCAAATCTATGGGTGAACTTGATTATGCCATTGTCTGGAATAAATCCAAACCAACAGAGGGTGATAGCGAGAGTCATATTGTTTTTAGTATTGGCAAAAGTTTTTAA
- a CDS encoding ammonium transporter — MENTLIEMQFALDTFYFLVMGALVMWMAAGFSMLEAGLVRSKNTAEILTKNIGLFAIACTMYMVVGYDIMYGGGILLDGISGTGDKYSNAADFYFQVVFVATAMSIVSGAVAERMKLFAFFAFVVVFTAVIYPMEGAWTWNGDAVFGLFKLADLGFADFAGSGIVHMAGAAAALAGVLVLGARKGKYDAQGNSRAIPGANMPMATLGTFILWMGWFGFNGGSVLAMASKESANAVAMVFLNTNAAAAGGVIAALLLVKLLWGKADLTMALNGALAGLVAITAGPDTPGALEATLIGAVGGILVVFSINALDKVFKIDDPVGAISVHGVVGLWGLLAVPLTNSSVSFSGQLAGAGTIFIWVFGTSMVLWLVLKAVMGIRVSEEEEFSGVDISECGLEAYPEFTK; from the coding sequence ATGGAAAATACATTAATTGAAATGCAATTCGCCCTAGATACTTTTTACTTTTTAGTAATGGGTGCATTAGTTATGTGGATGGCTGCTGGTTTTTCGATGCTAGAAGCGGGGTTGGTTCGTAGTAAAAACACAGCTGAAATTTTGACCAAAAATATTGGTCTGTTTGCAATTGCTTGTACGATGTATATGGTGGTTGGTTATGACATTATGTATGGTGGCGGTATTTTATTAGACGGCATTAGTGGCACGGGCGATAAATATTCAAATGCAGCAGACTTTTACTTTCAAGTCGTATTTGTTGCAACAGCAATGTCAATTGTTTCAGGTGCAGTAGCAGAAAGAATGAAGCTGTTTGCTTTTTTTGCCTTTGTCGTTGTATTTACAGCAGTGATTTATCCAATGGAAGGTGCTTGGACTTGGAATGGTGATGCAGTCTTTGGTTTGTTTAAATTGGCTGATTTAGGTTTTGCTGATTTTGCAGGTTCAGGTATTGTGCATATGGCAGGTGCAGCAGCAGCTTTGGCTGGTGTATTAGTGCTAGGTGCTCGTAAGGGTAAATATGATGCTCAAGGCAATTCTAGAGCGATTCCTGGTGCTAATATGCCAATGGCAACCTTAGGGACGTTTATTTTGTGGATGGGCTGGTTTGGGTTTAATGGCGGTTCAGTGCTAGCAATGGCAAGCAAGGAAAGCGCTAATGCAGTAGCAATGGTATTTTTAAATACAAATGCAGCAGCAGCAGGTGGCGTAATTGCAGCATTATTATTGGTTAAATTACTATGGGGTAAGGCAGACTTAACCATGGCGCTTAATGGTGCATTGGCTGGATTGGTGGCAATTACCGCGGGTCCAGACACACCGGGCGCTTTAGAAGCGACATTAATTGGTGCTGTTGGTGGTATTTTGGTGGTATTTTCGATTAATGCTCTAGATAAAGTATTCAAAATTGACGATCCAGTGGGTGCAATTTCTGTTCATGGTGTGGTTGGCTTATGGGGTTTGTTAGCAGTGCCATTAACCAATAGTAGCGTGTCATTTAGTGGCCAGTTGGCAGGTGCAGGAACAATTTTTATCTGGGTATTTGGCACTTCAATGGTGTTGTGGCTGGTGCTTAAGGCAGTGATGGGTATTCGAGTTTCTGAAGAGGAAGAATTCTCAGGTGTTGATATTTCAGAATGTGGCCTAGAAGCTTACCCTGAGTTCACTAAATAA
- a CDS encoding P-II family nitrogen regulator — protein sequence MKMVTAIIKPFKLDDVREALSVIGVSGITATEVKGFGRQKGHTELYRGAEYTVDFLPKVKLEIAIAADQVNSVVEAISTAAKSEGEGKIGDGKIFVSSLEQVLRIRTGETGSVAL from the coding sequence ATGAAAATGGTAACAGCAATTATTAAGCCGTTTAAGCTCGATGATGTTAGAGAGGCACTTTCTGTGATTGGTGTTTCAGGCATTACAGCTACAGAAGTCAAAGGCTTTGGTCGTCAAAAAGGACATACAGAGCTTTATCGTGGCGCAGAATATACGGTGGATTTTTTACCCAAAGTTAAACTAGAAATTGCCATTGCAGCAGATCAGGTTAATAGTGTGGTTGAGGCTATTAGCACTGCTGCTAAATCAGAAGGTGAGGGTAAGATTGGCGATGGAAAAATATTTGTTTCATCATTAGAGCAGGTACTTCGTATTCGTACGGGTGAAACTGGCTCAGTAGCACTATAA